The Aeoliella mucimassa genome includes the window AGTCGGCAGCAATCTCGGTGAATTTCAATAACACCACCGCTGAGAACTGGAGCCTGCAACCCACCGATACCGCGGGCCCTCTTGGCTCGGCCAACTGGAACAACACCAGCACCGCCAGCGGCGGTCCTCAATCGCTGGTAGACGACCTTGGCGACTCGACCTCGGCCAGCATTACCTGGTCGTCGGCCAACACCTGGGCCAATGGCGATAACAACGGCAACGGCGACCGCATTCTGCTGCACCCCTATCTCGACGATGGTGGCACCGGCGTATCGGTCACTGTAGAAGACGTACCGTACGCCAAGTACCGCGTGTACGGCATCATCAGCTCCGACCAGAACGGCAACGACTCGACTTACACGACCGGCGACTTCATGGTCAACGGCGCGGCTGTTCTGGGTGGCACCGCTATTGCGGCCAGTGATTACGACTACGCCGAGAACAACTTTGCCGGCGATCCCTGGCAGCGTCTCACCACTTCGCAAATCGGTAACTTCTGGGTTAGCGATGTGCAAACCGCCAGCACGCTCAGCATTGCCGGCCCGGTTCGTTCGGGAGATGAACGCGGCAGCTTGTCGGGCATCATCATCGAGTCGG containing:
- a CDS encoding PEP-CTERM sorting domain-containing protein, which translates into the protein MIRTQIGTTLAACLLVGFCFSQRAQSAAISVNFNNTTAENWSLQPTDTAGPLGSANWNNTSTASGGPQSLVDDLGDSTSASITWSSANTWANGDNNGNGDRILLHPYLDDGGTGVSVTVEDVPYAKYRVYGIISSDQNGNDSTYTTGDFMVNGAAVLGGTAIAASDYDYAENNFAGDPWQRLTTSQIGNFWVSDVQTASTLSIAGPVRSGDERGSLSGIIIESVPEPASLVVFGLATMSLLFVRRR